GACGATCACACATGTCCTAGAGAAGCCACTAACAGAGCTGCGATTAGGAATTGGTTGACTAACAAGTTAGTGAAAAAAGTTAGGAAGCATCCAAACTTTAGGCAATTTGAGGCAGCTGTGTATTTCAAGTCTAAGTGTGATCTGGTGTTGAATAGAAATTCAATTTCTAGAGCATTGCAGATGCTAGAGCTATTGTGTACGGAGATGAGAAGGCCTAATATGCAATGGTGAGGGACTATGGTGAAACACTTCTAAAGTGTAATCCGGGATCAACAATAAGAATTGGCACCATTCCACAACCAGAAGGTACAGTGGTATTTTAGAAGATGTATGTTTGTCTTAGTGGGTGCAAGAATGGATTTAAGGCGGGTTGTAGGCGACTGATTGGATTAGACGGGGCATTCCTCAAAACACAGATTGGTGGCCAGATTTTATCCGCAGTGGGTCAGGACGCAAATCATCACATATATGTTATAGCCTGGGCAATTGTAGATGTCGAGAATACGGAGAATTGGAAGTGGTTTCTGGAGCTGCTCCACGAGGACCTCGGAGACTATAAAGAAAACAAATGGTGCTTTATGAGTGACATGCAAAAGGTAATAATCTTTATTTCCTTCCATGTTAAGTAGTGTACATGAACTTGTCATTTTCTCTTGTATGATTTCCTGTTGGTAATAATTTGAATGGATTCTGGATGATAAATAGTGTACATGAACTTGTCATTTTCTTGTATGATTACTTGTTGGTAATAATCTGAATGGATTCTGGATGATAAATAGTGTCTATGAACTTGTTGATTTCTTGTATGATTACTTGTTGGTAATAATCTGAATGGATTTTGGATTATAAATAGTGTACATGAACTTGTTGAATTCTGGATTATAAATAGTATACATGAACTTGTCTGAGAAAGTGTTAGTAATAATCTCAATAGATTCTGGATTGAGAATACTGTAAATAaacttgttgatttcttgttaatTTGTTGtttgcaaataatttaaatggattCTGAATGGTAACAAGTTAATGAAATTGTTGATCGGTGTGAATAGGACTTGCCTTCTGCTAATAAATTCTGGTATGGGATTGTCAGTATTAAGTGTGAGTAGTGTAATATAAGGACCAAAACAGGGCATGACGCAAATGTGGGGGACTATTATGTATTCATTAAAGAATTCTTAGGGACTATTATGGGTTCATTAAATGAATTTGAGGGACTATAATGTATCACGATAAAAGTGAAATAAGGTGTTGTCTTCGCATGCAGGGCCTTATCACTGCTGCCCAAGAGGTCATGCCACATGTCCATCATAGGTTCTGTGTGTGGCACCTATAGAGAAACTTTAACAAGCAGTGGAAAGATCTAGAGTTAAGAGGCTTACTCTGGGAATGCGCAAGATCAACCACATATCAAGACTTCTCAGATAACATGAAGAAGATTAAGAAAATTAATGAAGATGCATGGAATTACCTGAACAAGTGGCCTAGGGAGTCATGGACGAAGTCAGCATTCAGTCATAGCCCAAAGCTTGATAACATATGCAATAATGCATGCGAGGTCTtcaatgcaagaattaaagaagcAAGGGCCAAGCCAATAATCACTCTACTTGAGGAGGTCAGGATGTTCGTGATGAGAACGATAGCTAAAAATAAGGTTAAGCTGGCCAATCATGTAGGGAAACTTCCACCAGTGGTTCAAAGTAGACTGGACAAGATTAGAAAGATTCTAAAAATTGGTTGCCAATCTGGACTGGAGATGATGAGTACGAGAAGTTTGAAGTGCATGGGTATCCAACAAACATGGTGGTGGACTTGGGCAAGCGGCTATGCACATGTCAGTTCTGGATGTTAACAGGTAATTAGCTTTGGATTCACATCTATTTTCTTCAGAATATTTGAATACTTTAATGATATCTTTGTTTGTTGTTTTCCTCAGGAATGCCTTGTGTGCATGCTTGTGTGGCTCTTGCAAGGGTGAATAGGAAACCTGAAGATTTCTGTCATAAATGGCTCACCATGGACGCCTACATAGACACGTATGCCCATTACATAAATCCCTTACCTGGACAACATCTTTGGGCGAAATCTGAGTCCAACAGACCACAAGCACCAAAGGCCAAGAAAAAGACTGGACCACTcacaaagaagagaagaaagaatgcaGACGAGGGCGGTGGAGGAAGCAAAAAAACGAAGTCTACTGGAGTCTTAAAGAGACAACTGAAGCCCTTTACTTGTAGATATTGCCTACAGAAGGGGCACATAAAGAGGGGTTGCCCAAAGAAGAGAGCAGCTGATATTGCTgctactgctgctgctgctaaGGCTAAATCCAATCCCCAAGAAAATGCAGCATCAGGATCAACTGTTGATCCAAATACTGTCACACTGCCAAGTCAACCTCCTCCAGATTCTGCACCCAGTCCGTTGATATGCAAGAAGTTGAGATCGACATTTCTCAACCCAACTTCTCAGATGCACAAGAGTCTCAAGAGGTAAATCATTTACTCTATCATACTACATTTCAAATTATTGTGTACAATCAGCCTCATGTTGGATGTTATTTTATTGGAATAGGCACCACCTCAAAGGCCATCCAAGTTGCAGACCAGGAGGAAGTCCTCACCACCATCAGGACTGGTCACCATGGATCCACTGCAAGGAGCAAGCTCAGCCACATCTTTCAGACTGGCCAACTTCTTGAAGTTTGTCCCAACACCCGGCTTCAAGCCCccaagaaagaagaaatgaagatgtaGTTGAATTAGGAATCTTTTTGTAAATCATACTCTTGTTTTTTGACTTCAGTATATGACAGTTGACCAATTGTTATATTTGAAAATATTGTAAGGTTGATGACACTATCTGTCTTTGTTATTGGTGTATTTTGGATCAAGAACTAGCTTTTAATTAGGTTGGAGATGTGTCACTGATATGGCAGCTATTTTGCTTGTTAATACTCATGCTGGAAACTCATTGTTATGTTAGCATCTTATTATTATAATGACAAATTATTTTACCTTTAATTATGCTACTAACAGGTTCTTCtttacaatatttttttcatcattttgtTGGATGACAAAAACAGAATTCTTGGTTTATATTTATAGCAAGACTACCAACTTCAAACAATTCACAGTGACAATTTTTCTTTCATCTACTTTACAATAACCCTAATCACATTAAAACATAATCATCCTCAAACCTTAAATACCAACATGAAAACAACAACAAACATTGTAAACAGAGCCAACAATAACATGTACAACTTATGGGTCCTAACTTCAGCTTCTAACTTTCCAATTCTCCAAGCCAAATTCACCCTCAGTTCATCAACATTTTTGGTAGCAGTCACCCTTCCACCGATGTCTTCTTCTCCAATGTCAGCCCAGACAAACAAACCACACCACATTTTTCCACTGACATTGTAATTAGGACATCCAAAGAATGGCTTGTTAGGGTTAGCCTCTGTTGTG
The sequence above is drawn from the Arachis hypogaea cultivar Tifrunner chromosome 4, arahy.Tifrunner.gnm2.J5K5, whole genome shotgun sequence genome and encodes:
- the LOC112794607 gene encoding uncharacterized protein — protein: MYVCLSGCKNGFKAGCRRLIGLDGAFLKTQIGGQILSAVGQDANHHIYVIAWAIVDVENTENWKWFLELLHEDLGDYKENKWCFMSDMQKRNFNKQWKDLELRGLLWECARSTTYQDFSDNMKKIKKINEDAWNYLNKWPRESWTKSAFSHSPKLDNICNNACEVFNARIKEARAKPIITLLEEVRMFVMRTIAKNKVKLANHVGKLPPVVQSRLDKIRKILKIGCQSGLEMMSTRSLKCMGMPCVHACVALARVNRKPEDFCHKWLTMDAYIDTYAHYINPLPGQHLWAKSESNRPQAPKAKKKTGPLTKKRRKNADEGGGGSKKTKSTGVLKRQLKPFTCRYCLQKGHIKRGCPKKRAADIAATAAAAKAKSNPQENAASGSTVDPNTVTLPSQPPPDSAPSPLICKKLRSTFLNPTSQMHKSLKR